A single region of the Nocardioides sp. W7 genome encodes:
- the dpdE gene encoding protein DpdE: MQFASRGRNAGQSFWGCSTFPRCRGSRDAEGNAPKPRQPRKKPAAPPTTAPGRRARSLSRGDLLVSSANTFGPGKLVAREGDNLVLEYFDAPGPAASDRYREAVPRASLTRLALSPELRVFWQDKEDRWRSGRIIEANEHNDIYVRSHEWEGFVPEERLHVRWNKPLVDPVGFGEAGMLESPMLAELRLPFLRSILRQRSAAHGMRAVLSSCIELHAHQVETAWRVLQDPVQRYLLADEVGLGKTIEAGIIIRQMLLDKPDLRVQLILPPFLLDQWKRELAQKFRVHDFPRSQVRFNRDDDPASWDAADLVVVDEAHNLARMSVSPDPELATRFERLREVALASPRLLMLSATPALHNEDAFLAMLKLLDPAVYAGTTARQLRSRLEARAGLGRVFLGLRPGLPGVLLKGRLAEIETAFPADDEVGTLVERAREAVAVQDQDETSRLIQALRTHVAEVYRVHRRMLRTRRTTALERAYRVSGRRTPQAVPLGTTPHDEVTEALDRWREQALARAEGNPLAMTATGRAFAEAAAVALDPRALQAWADSRAAEAGGNDELAALKRIEQDMGYADRRATVSRPFAEALSELMTSKERAVVFCPTPELATELAEELDDLFGAGSVFRHLRTESSEQNERAVRSFEAIRNVAVLVADSSAEEGRNLQFADVLAHLGLPGSANRLEQRIGRCDRWSPAGSGEWRSYVAVGPGDRSYAKAWARILSDGFGIFESSVASLQQAVDDATDEAWRILLEMGLDGVDVAVARVREMLDAEIERVREQDALDSLETSTDDRSVYARITDIESDASAFAKVSDDLLAASSAAGNLRFERVGNPVAGLGGYESLDRLPGKQAQIPLIPASRLVRDFLPLKGHSGTFVREVALEREDVHLYRYGDQFIDAVSDFLWHDDRGRAFGMWRWLPDWPRDDTPLYRFDYAVEADPLDVPTSNDPRSELVTVSSGTDQLALARRADGIFPPIIVSVWMTVGARELTTEAHLDALAAPYTKPSPMRTGGDYSLNRVRIKEAYDLIPAHTWGSSWRSAEDAAQRLVRGREDVRAAVERATAIATQDTATRLLQLRLRAARTTGSELARLEEELHGEAVIARAMLTAVATPTLRLDSTGMVVLSGRALTS, translated from the coding sequence ATGCAGTTTGCCTCTCGCGGCCGCAACGCCGGGCAATCCTTCTGGGGCTGCTCGACGTTTCCGCGTTGCCGCGGATCACGCGACGCTGAAGGCAACGCGCCCAAGCCCCGTCAGCCGCGGAAGAAGCCAGCAGCGCCGCCGACGACTGCGCCAGGACGGCGAGCCAGGTCTCTCAGCCGCGGCGATCTGCTCGTCTCCTCAGCGAACACCTTCGGGCCAGGCAAACTCGTTGCGCGAGAGGGCGACAACCTGGTGCTCGAGTACTTCGACGCGCCCGGCCCGGCCGCATCAGATCGCTACCGCGAGGCGGTGCCGCGCGCCAGCCTGACCCGACTGGCACTCTCCCCCGAACTTCGCGTGTTCTGGCAGGACAAGGAGGATCGCTGGCGCTCCGGTCGCATCATCGAGGCGAACGAGCACAACGACATCTACGTCCGCAGCCATGAATGGGAGGGATTCGTTCCTGAGGAGCGACTCCACGTTCGCTGGAACAAGCCATTGGTGGATCCGGTCGGCTTCGGGGAAGCAGGCATGCTCGAGTCGCCGATGCTTGCTGAACTACGTCTCCCCTTCCTGCGCAGCATTCTTCGGCAGCGATCGGCGGCCCACGGCATGCGTGCCGTCCTATCGAGCTGCATCGAACTCCACGCTCACCAGGTCGAGACCGCTTGGCGCGTCCTGCAGGACCCGGTCCAGCGCTACCTGCTCGCCGATGAGGTCGGCCTAGGAAAGACGATCGAGGCCGGGATCATCATCCGCCAGATGCTGCTGGACAAGCCCGACCTTCGCGTCCAGTTGATCCTCCCGCCCTTCCTCCTTGACCAGTGGAAGCGTGAATTGGCCCAGAAGTTCCGGGTTCACGACTTTCCTCGTTCGCAGGTCCGGTTCAATCGCGACGATGACCCGGCGTCGTGGGACGCAGCAGACCTCGTCGTGGTTGACGAGGCACACAACCTTGCACGGATGTCAGTCAGCCCTGACCCTGAACTCGCCACTCGCTTCGAACGCCTCCGCGAGGTCGCCCTGGCAAGTCCGCGCTTGCTGATGCTCTCGGCAACACCGGCACTCCACAACGAGGACGCCTTCCTCGCGATGCTCAAACTGCTTGACCCTGCGGTGTACGCAGGCACCACCGCCAGGCAACTGCGCTCGCGCCTTGAGGCTCGCGCCGGCCTAGGCCGTGTGTTTCTGGGCCTGCGCCCCGGCCTCCCAGGTGTACTGCTGAAGGGGCGCCTAGCGGAGATCGAAACGGCGTTCCCCGCAGACGACGAGGTCGGCACCCTCGTTGAACGCGCCCGAGAGGCTGTGGCCGTGCAGGACCAGGACGAGACGTCACGGCTGATTCAGGCGCTGCGCACGCACGTCGCCGAGGTGTACCGCGTCCACCGGCGGATGCTTCGCACGCGGCGGACGACGGCTCTCGAGAGGGCCTACCGGGTGTCGGGGCGCCGAACCCCGCAGGCGGTTCCCCTGGGAACGACGCCGCACGACGAAGTCACCGAGGCCCTCGATCGGTGGCGAGAGCAGGCCTTGGCCCGGGCAGAAGGCAACCCATTAGCGATGACAGCAACCGGGCGCGCCTTCGCCGAGGCTGCAGCCGTCGCTCTCGACCCTCGCGCGCTTCAGGCGTGGGCGGACAGCCGCGCCGCCGAAGCGGGTGGGAACGACGAACTCGCAGCTCTGAAGCGCATTGAGCAGGACATGGGCTATGCCGATCGCCGGGCAACCGTGAGCCGGCCCTTCGCCGAGGCCCTGAGCGAACTAATGACGTCCAAGGAACGCGCGGTCGTCTTCTGCCCCACACCGGAGTTGGCAACAGAATTGGCCGAGGAACTCGACGATCTGTTCGGCGCCGGGTCAGTCTTCCGCCATTTGAGGACTGAGAGTAGCGAGCAGAACGAGCGCGCAGTGCGGTCTTTCGAGGCGATCCGCAATGTTGCGGTCCTGGTCGCAGATTCATCGGCTGAGGAAGGCCGCAACCTACAGTTCGCCGATGTCCTAGCCCACCTCGGCCTGCCGGGATCGGCGAACCGCCTTGAGCAGCGCATCGGGCGTTGTGATCGATGGTCGCCGGCAGGGTCAGGAGAGTGGCGGTCATACGTCGCGGTCGGCCCCGGGGACCGCTCGTACGCGAAGGCCTGGGCACGCATCCTTAGTGATGGGTTCGGCATCTTCGAAAGCTCGGTCGCCAGTCTTCAGCAGGCCGTCGATGACGCGACCGATGAGGCGTGGCGCATTCTCCTTGAGATGGGGCTCGACGGGGTCGATGTCGCAGTGGCCCGCGTGCGGGAGATGCTCGATGCAGAGATCGAGCGTGTCCGCGAACAGGACGCGCTCGACAGTCTGGAAACGAGCACCGATGACCGCTCCGTCTATGCGCGGATCACTGACATCGAGTCCGACGCCTCGGCCTTCGCCAAGGTGAGTGACGATCTTCTCGCGGCCAGTAGCGCCGCCGGCAACCTTCGATTCGAACGGGTCGGCAATCCTGTCGCCGGTTTGGGCGGCTACGAGTCGCTCGACCGACTGCCAGGGAAGCAAGCGCAGATCCCACTGATCCCGGCATCGCGCCTCGTTCGGGACTTCCTTCCTCTGAAGGGTCACAGCGGAACTTTCGTGCGAGAGGTTGCCCTCGAGCGCGAAGATGTTCACCTCTACCGCTACGGCGACCAGTTCATCGACGCCGTCAGTGACTTCCTCTGGCACGACGATCGCGGCCGGGCTTTCGGCATGTGGCGCTGGCTGCCCGACTGGCCCCGCGACGACACGCCTCTGTACCGGTTCGACTACGCCGTCGAGGCCGACCCGCTCGATGTGCCGACCTCGAACGACCCACGCAGCGAACTCGTGACGGTCAGTTCGGGTACTGACCAACTCGCGCTCGCCCGGCGCGCCGACGGAATCTTCCCCCCGATCATCGTGAGCGTCTGGATGACGGTCGGTGCACGGGAGTTGACGACCGAGGCACACCTCGATGCCCTTGCTGCCCCTTACACAAAGCCGAGCCCGATGCGTACAGGCGGGGACTATTCGCTGAACCGTGTCAGGATCAAGGAAGCCTACGACCTCATTCCTGCACACACCTGGGGATCGTCATGGCGCTCCGCAGAAGATGCAGCTCAGCGGCTCGTCCGCGGACGGGAGGACGTGCGTGCCGCCGTCGAACGGGCTACTGCCATCGCCACTCAAGACACTGCAACGAGGCTGTTGCAGTTGCGACTTCGGGCTGCACGTACGACGGGGTCAGAACTCGCCCGCTTGGAGGAAGAACTCCATGGTGAGGCAGTCATCGCCCGTGCGATGTTGACGGCAGTGGCTACCCCAACTCTACGACTGGACAGCACCGGCATGGTCGTTCTCTCGGGCCGAGCACTGACAAGCTGA
- the dpdF gene encoding protein DpdF — protein sequence MTDQWNLVTANLAGVADNRERLRGPYRRLVDAWLSDLPGADIAGDLSALLGQILRHRRGTSGHSNHFVVLRLDQRDVPVEALRRANLEVTKFGLHEHRVKLGPDWAPTWLLGDARWIDLASTSPDNFAGPAGVVPTSARHDMAVPVDPAVANIAGIDAYRSRSQASAVRAAALSEPGGTLHVVLPTGTGKSLVGIAPGLLARRGVTVVVVPTVALALDQERQLHNRFPHQGLPNELAYFGDRPTVEKDAIKERLRGGTQKVLFASPEALVTSLAQPLRHLAARGELSHVVIDEAHLVRTWGLSFRPEFQVVASLISELREVARAQEVTPPRVALLTATLSQQGLLLNDELFAGSGTSLFVGSTFLRTELRYLLAPPVANDERLDRVVEALHHLPRPAIVYTTKKESAEALAARLKQAGFGRTAVFHGDVRADDRLTILRAWSGDSGPTSVDVVVGTSAFGLGVDQSDVRTVVHVCVPASVDRFYQEVGRGGRDGHAALSVWMPSTTDAQEGRNIENSTVLGDTKSWGRWEAMRTARVTDDPSRRELVLNTSTVPPWLDYPSDSNQLWNRNTLVLLQRAGVLDIVDTPPPALERAADETEAAWTTRMDVAWSEYVQHATVRIRSGVANVDEATVLKAIDKVRRAIRDSESASRNRIDRMFKLEECWGSILSEEYAYQDVGPMHAHQVVAPACSGCPAAGHIHEPSYRAVRPVVSEASLPHLHRAVSPTLEGMANGGRTLVVTYPEGDLRIHLSELVTKAVTHGIRGILASASMAGLPAVANGGRSASEGLVAIDPIVTGPPGQFAVPTLVLLDPTDPPRLTWLAGEVGALRIVVLPEGASDPQYPDQSVKSIRVPHWSLSYFLRSL from the coding sequence ATGACCGATCAGTGGAACTTGGTGACGGCAAACTTGGCCGGCGTCGCAGACAACCGCGAGCGCCTTCGTGGGCCCTATCGGCGGCTAGTGGACGCATGGCTCTCGGATCTGCCCGGAGCCGATATCGCCGGCGATCTCTCCGCGCTCCTGGGGCAAATTCTCCGTCACCGCCGTGGGACTTCCGGTCATTCGAACCATTTCGTGGTCCTTCGACTAGACCAGCGGGACGTTCCGGTTGAGGCTCTACGCAGGGCAAACCTAGAGGTCACCAAGTTCGGCTTGCACGAGCACAGGGTCAAACTCGGCCCAGACTGGGCACCCACCTGGCTCCTTGGCGACGCGCGCTGGATCGACTTGGCCAGCACGAGTCCGGACAATTTCGCGGGTCCGGCGGGGGTCGTGCCCACATCGGCACGCCACGACATGGCGGTGCCCGTCGACCCCGCTGTGGCCAACATTGCAGGCATTGATGCGTACCGTTCACGCAGTCAGGCCAGCGCCGTCCGTGCAGCCGCTCTCTCAGAGCCGGGTGGCACGCTCCACGTGGTGCTGCCGACCGGGACAGGCAAGTCCCTCGTAGGCATCGCTCCCGGACTCCTAGCCCGCAGGGGCGTGACAGTCGTCGTAGTCCCGACAGTTGCGCTCGCCCTCGACCAGGAGCGACAACTCCACAATCGCTTTCCCCACCAAGGACTCCCGAACGAACTGGCCTACTTCGGGGACCGGCCAACTGTCGAGAAGGACGCGATCAAGGAGCGTCTCCGCGGCGGCACCCAGAAGGTTCTCTTCGCATCGCCCGAGGCGCTCGTCACCAGCCTCGCCCAGCCCCTTCGGCACCTGGCCGCCCGTGGAGAATTGAGCCATGTCGTAATCGACGAGGCGCACCTCGTTCGCACGTGGGGATTGAGCTTCCGCCCGGAGTTCCAGGTAGTTGCGTCCCTGATCTCCGAACTGCGAGAGGTCGCCCGAGCACAAGAGGTCACCCCACCCCGTGTCGCTCTGCTGACTGCGACGCTGTCGCAGCAGGGTCTGTTGCTCAACGACGAGTTGTTCGCCGGATCCGGCACATCGCTGTTCGTTGGCTCGACGTTTCTGCGCACTGAGCTCCGATATTTGTTGGCGCCACCGGTCGCCAACGACGAACGCCTCGACCGAGTCGTTGAGGCGTTGCACCACCTCCCGCGGCCGGCCATCGTCTACACGACGAAGAAGGAGTCAGCCGAGGCGCTCGCGGCCCGGCTCAAGCAAGCCGGCTTCGGCAGAACGGCGGTCTTTCATGGTGATGTCCGAGCGGACGACCGGCTGACTATCCTTCGCGCCTGGTCTGGCGACAGCGGCCCGACCTCTGTCGATGTCGTCGTTGGGACCAGCGCGTTCGGACTGGGCGTCGACCAGAGCGATGTCCGCACAGTCGTTCATGTCTGTGTGCCCGCCTCGGTCGACCGCTTCTACCAGGAAGTCGGGCGCGGGGGCCGAGACGGCCACGCCGCCCTATCGGTATGGATGCCGAGCACGACCGATGCCCAAGAGGGCCGCAACATTGAGAACTCGACCGTCCTCGGCGACACAAAGAGCTGGGGGCGCTGGGAGGCCATGCGTACCGCCCGGGTCACTGACGATCCGTCCCGTCGCGAGCTTGTCCTGAACACGAGTACCGTCCCGCCGTGGCTCGACTACCCGTCGGACAGCAATCAACTCTGGAATCGCAACACGTTGGTCCTGTTGCAGCGTGCCGGAGTCCTCGACATCGTCGACACTCCCCCGCCGGCGCTGGAGCGCGCTGCTGACGAGACCGAGGCCGCCTGGACGACGCGCATGGACGTCGCGTGGTCCGAATATGTGCAGCATGCCACCGTGCGGATTCGCTCCGGAGTTGCGAATGTCGACGAAGCCACAGTCCTCAAGGCCATTGACAAGGTACGCAGGGCGATCCGGGATTCGGAGTCTGCTTCCCGAAACCGCATCGATCGTATGTTCAAACTGGAGGAATGCTGGGGCTCGATCCTGAGCGAGGAGTACGCCTATCAAGACGTCGGCCCGATGCATGCTCACCAGGTGGTCGCACCCGCCTGCTCGGGGTGCCCCGCCGCCGGGCACATTCATGAACCGTCATATCGAGCTGTGCGACCTGTTGTGTCCGAGGCGTCCCTTCCCCACCTACATCGAGCGGTGAGTCCAACCCTGGAGGGGATGGCGAATGGCGGTCGGACCTTGGTGGTGACCTACCCCGAGGGAGATCTCCGAATCCATCTGTCCGAGCTCGTCACCAAAGCCGTAACGCACGGGATCCGGGGCATCCTCGCGTCTGCCAGCATGGCTGGCCTACCCGCCGTTGCCAATGGTGGCCGCTCGGCATCTGAGGGGCTTGTCGCCATCGATCCGATCGTGACAGGTCCCCCCGGACAGTTCGCGGTCCCTACGTTGGTTCTTCTGGACCCAACCGATCCACCCCGGCTGACGTGGCTCGCTGGTGAGGTCGGAGCCCTCAGGATCGTCGTCCTACCCGAGGGCGCCTCGGATCCGCAGTATCCGGACCAGAGCGTCAAGAGCATCCGCGTCCCGCATTGGTCGCTTTCGTACTTTCTCAGGAGCTTGTGA
- the dpdG gene encoding protein DpdG, which produces MAVLNPPRTLPGLGRAIVNHLLDARRSATEEDLVAAFKPDGLNADSTAADGVKNTISSMRAIDVLVTNSDGTLGLGENVPAPKTPFTRDQFRRVLQGRVFDLSRDGDVWVTQPGDAHTSGARDLNRALAWVMAQDALGQPLSWTDNLQKMQAEQFQTNDQQAWAITNDTRWNAASRWLPTLGLATQSVIRDQSGLVPLPVTAVDDALASLPDERIAIHDLLTRIGQAVPVLHGGTMRAGLVSVLGIDPDPGIAAECADSSIGQALRILEERGRVKFETLPDAHGIRLSRFDATRRTHAIVKAGGKK; this is translated from the coding sequence ATGGCAGTACTGAATCCGCCGCGGACTCTGCCGGGCCTCGGCCGGGCGATCGTGAACCATCTGCTTGACGCTCGCCGCTCCGCCACCGAGGAAGACCTTGTTGCCGCGTTCAAACCGGATGGCCTGAACGCAGACTCGACTGCCGCCGACGGTGTCAAGAACACGATCTCGTCGATGCGCGCAATCGATGTACTGGTGACGAACAGCGACGGCACGCTCGGTCTCGGCGAGAATGTCCCCGCTCCAAAGACGCCGTTCACCAGGGATCAATTTCGCCGAGTGCTTCAGGGACGAGTATTCGATCTGAGCCGCGACGGTGACGTTTGGGTCACCCAACCCGGCGACGCCCACACAAGTGGCGCCCGCGATCTGAATCGCGCTTTGGCTTGGGTGATGGCTCAGGACGCCTTGGGACAGCCACTGTCCTGGACGGACAACCTGCAGAAGATGCAGGCCGAGCAGTTCCAAACCAACGATCAGCAGGCTTGGGCCATCACGAACGACACCCGGTGGAACGCTGCCTCCCGGTGGCTGCCAACTCTCGGTCTTGCCACGCAATCAGTCATAAGGGATCAGTCCGGCCTGGTGCCACTCCCTGTCACTGCCGTGGACGACGCCTTGGCGAGTCTCCCGGACGAGCGCATCGCCATCCACGACCTGTTGACGCGGATCGGACAAGCCGTGCCGGTCCTACACGGTGGCACTATGCGCGCTGGACTTGTGTCTGTACTGGGGATCGATCCAGACCCTGGCATCGCCGCTGAGTGCGCGGACAGTTCCATCGGACAGGCATTGCGCATTCTCGAGGAACGGGGACGAGTGAAGTTCGAAACACTGCCGGATGCACACGGCATCCGCCTGTCTCGGTTCGATGCCACGCGCCGAACGCACGCCATCGTGAAGGCCGGAGGTAAGAAATGA
- the dpdH gene encoding protein DpdH: protein MSWRGALPAACWNASEASSIIPVEAESTSDGVFLATHSTIPITQRDQVDSARGGAVVDEHALLRAVQDQPADQPIIPILGKSGTGKSHLVRWLRAHLETKDSTRLIFVPKHRMSLRGILELILEHATGDRADELRAKVATAVDAAADEKTAQLKLRNALAVNIETRGNRSDGSAEEIELRTYLASAGGLPALFGDDVFRSRLLDQNGPIARLVREKVSGKADEDKEDAFGFSADDLNLSVDDVNRAGQAAREVAGALTSEPIFRELAARMINEQLGPSVSEVFGIGGDDLKQILTDVRVEMDKQGLELLVLIEDFSIFQGIQGGLIDAITLISTETQKLCPMRVVMAVTTGYFVNQMPETVYTRTYRVFDLDLPDGIAASFTPARFVSRYLNAVRVGAADLDAAHASDGELPNACEQCPVSAACHASFGEADGYGLFPFNTASLDRAIQSQSSDGSFVARNVLTRVLRPVLHRDQEEINNGRFPSDGFASEFRTGADDRLANIEDQVKLQAPGDDELTQRRVRMVRFWGTGSGAENLAPTIHAAFSVPPVDGLTEVTPDPRVPTPGPTPAPGAAPTPTPQPTAVEPTLVKAVDRWLATQEILQRDRNDLRNIIFNAVRARLGFEDGFGGDSLWGNDKALAPGFEATSVEFNQAKLATAVLPMDRSNAVDMRALRALAWAHHKGSWADVPDGEMLQRLTETRVEHWVSMVGAALLPPERPDEDFELIRLVETLLAISQALGIADAFKSDAASKVRALFAAVPPRPEPDPRTALRALHNLLMNGAGAGSNMTRVGRGQLQQRLLRHASYSQGAGKPLALDLSKVTKAVRSSPTGVSWPKSTPELIKASVSTVEARLASFDALHQEAVNLVPDLSDLGGDLPVVAAELLALVNERGAAGGLPGGINPADLQAAARAVKPGDQRKVETVFAELNRWDQLSTEERYQVLNGDWDEPARRVNVWLKLATQAVRFLENSLGNGAASDVQREYAEARDQLIDELTAMADTIAGAAAPESEPEETA, encoded by the coding sequence ATGAGTTGGCGCGGCGCGCTTCCAGCTGCTTGCTGGAACGCAAGTGAGGCTTCGTCCATCATTCCCGTCGAAGCGGAGAGCACCTCCGACGGCGTGTTCCTGGCCACCCACAGCACGATCCCGATCACACAGCGTGATCAGGTCGACAGCGCCCGAGGGGGCGCCGTCGTCGACGAACACGCGTTGCTCCGCGCGGTCCAGGATCAGCCCGCCGATCAGCCCATCATCCCCATCCTCGGCAAGTCCGGTACGGGCAAGTCCCATCTCGTGCGCTGGCTGCGCGCTCACCTTGAGACGAAGGACTCGACTCGCCTGATCTTCGTCCCAAAGCACCGGATGTCCCTGCGCGGCATCCTCGAACTGATCCTTGAGCACGCGACCGGAGATCGGGCCGACGAACTCCGAGCCAAGGTCGCAACCGCCGTAGACGCCGCCGCCGACGAGAAGACGGCGCAGTTGAAACTGCGCAACGCGCTAGCGGTGAACATCGAGACCCGCGGGAACCGATCCGACGGTTCTGCGGAGGAGATCGAACTCCGCACCTACCTAGCTTCAGCGGGGGGCCTTCCTGCACTGTTTGGCGACGATGTCTTCCGAAGCCGACTCCTCGACCAGAACGGTCCAATCGCCCGTCTCGTGCGAGAGAAGGTGTCCGGCAAGGCCGACGAGGACAAGGAGGACGCGTTCGGCTTCAGTGCCGACGATCTGAACCTCTCGGTTGACGACGTGAACCGAGCCGGGCAGGCCGCCCGTGAGGTCGCCGGCGCCCTAACAAGTGAACCCATCTTCCGCGAACTCGCTGCGAGGATGATCAACGAGCAACTCGGTCCGTCGGTGAGCGAGGTTTTCGGCATTGGCGGCGACGACCTCAAGCAGATCCTGACCGACGTCCGAGTTGAGATGGATAAGCAGGGACTCGAACTGCTGGTGCTCATCGAAGACTTCTCGATCTTTCAAGGCATCCAAGGGGGCTTGATTGACGCCATCACCCTCATCTCGACCGAGACACAGAAACTCTGTCCGATGCGCGTCGTCATGGCGGTGACGACCGGCTACTTCGTCAATCAGATGCCGGAAACGGTCTACACCCGCACATACCGAGTCTTTGACCTCGATCTCCCCGACGGGATCGCTGCCTCGTTCACGCCGGCTAGGTTCGTCAGTCGCTACCTCAATGCGGTCCGTGTTGGAGCGGCGGATCTGGATGCCGCACACGCGAGCGATGGCGAACTGCCCAACGCCTGCGAACAGTGCCCAGTCAGCGCCGCCTGCCATGCCTCCTTCGGTGAGGCCGACGGCTATGGACTCTTCCCGTTCAACACGGCCTCTCTCGACCGGGCCATCCAGAGCCAGTCCTCCGACGGCAGCTTCGTAGCTCGTAATGTGCTGACCCGCGTCCTTCGCCCGGTCCTACATCGCGATCAGGAAGAGATCAACAACGGGCGGTTCCCGAGTGACGGGTTCGCGAGCGAGTTCAGAACCGGCGCCGATGACCGCCTGGCCAACATCGAGGACCAGGTCAAACTGCAGGCGCCTGGGGACGACGAACTAACCCAGCGACGCGTCCGAATGGTGAGGTTCTGGGGTACGGGCTCTGGAGCAGAGAATCTCGCTCCGACAATCCATGCAGCCTTCAGCGTTCCGCCGGTTGACGGCCTCACCGAGGTGACGCCCGATCCGCGGGTACCGACACCTGGCCCTACTCCTGCACCAGGCGCTGCACCTACACCTACACCGCAGCCCACCGCCGTTGAGCCGACGCTCGTGAAGGCCGTAGATCGCTGGCTCGCCACCCAGGAGATCCTGCAGAGGGATCGCAACGACCTCCGCAACATCATCTTCAACGCCGTCCGCGCGCGACTGGGCTTCGAGGACGGCTTCGGCGGTGACAGCCTCTGGGGCAACGACAAGGCGCTCGCTCCTGGATTTGAGGCCACCTCAGTGGAGTTCAACCAAGCGAAACTCGCCACGGCTGTACTGCCAATGGACCGGTCGAACGCTGTCGACATGCGAGCGCTTCGAGCCCTAGCTTGGGCACACCACAAGGGTTCCTGGGCAGACGTTCCGGACGGCGAGATGTTGCAGCGACTCACGGAGACCAGGGTCGAGCACTGGGTGAGCATGGTCGGCGCGGCGCTGCTCCCGCCCGAGCGCCCGGACGAAGATTTCGAACTGATTCGACTGGTAGAGACCCTTCTGGCCATCTCACAAGCGCTCGGAATCGCCGACGCCTTCAAGTCGGACGCCGCCAGCAAAGTCCGAGCCCTCTTCGCCGCGGTCCCCCCTCGGCCCGAGCCCGATCCGAGAACCGCCCTGCGAGCCCTGCACAACCTCCTCATGAACGGCGCTGGCGCTGGGAGCAACATGACCAGAGTCGGCCGCGGTCAACTGCAGCAACGTTTGCTGCGACACGCCTCCTACAGCCAAGGCGCCGGTAAGCCTCTTGCGCTCGACCTCAGCAAGGTAACCAAGGCTGTCCGGAGCAGCCCGACTGGGGTTTCCTGGCCAAAATCTACGCCCGAACTCATCAAGGCCTCTGTGTCGACTGTCGAAGCCCGTCTAGCGTCGTTCGACGCGTTGCACCAGGAAGCGGTGAACCTAGTTCCTGATCTGTCCGACCTCGGCGGCGACCTCCCCGTCGTAGCCGCGGAACTGCTCGCACTGGTCAACGAGCGTGGCGCCGCCGGGGGGCTTCCGGGCGGAATCAACCCCGCTGATCTGCAGGCAGCAGCCAGGGCAGTGAAGCCCGGCGACCAGCGCAAGGTTGAGACAGTGTTCGCAGAACTGAACCGGTGGGATCAACTGTCCACGGAAGAGCGATACCAGGTTCTCAACGGCGACTGGGACGAGCCTGCTCGCCGCGTGAACGTATGGCTGAAACTGGCAACGCAGGCAGTCCGATTTCTCGAGAACAGCCTTGGGAACGGCGCCGCGTCGGACGTGCAACGTGAATACGCTGAGGCTCGTGATCAACTGATCGACGAACTCACAGCCATGGCCGACACGATCGCGGGCGCCGCCGCACCCGAGTCCGAACCTGAGGAAACCGCATGA